The proteins below come from a single Argentina anserina chromosome 1, drPotAnse1.1, whole genome shotgun sequence genomic window:
- the LOC126794602 gene encoding pentatricopeptide repeat-containing protein At4g30825, chloroplastic: MASLQFPISLETLDSSKKFDSFCYSRASSVVNSLNRVSAIKATRFQSELPIDESLNEQNPDSSRLEIDLGSSGTKKVSKRQVGLRSSSRKSKWVRKLENLFVSDSEFDVDYSVIKSDLSFEHCNDILKRLERSSDIKALRFFEWMRINGKLQCNVSSFNSVFRVLGRRENWDAAENLIREMVTEFECELSYQVFNTLIYACSKLGRVELGAKWFRMMREHGVQPNVATFGMLMGLYQKGWNVEEAEFTFSRMRNFGIVCQSAYSAMITIYTRMNLYDRAEEIIGVMKEDGVIPNLDNWLVMINAYCQQGKVKDAELVLVSMKEAGFSPNIVAYNTLITGYGKASKMDSAHHLFLGIKKVGLEPDETTYRSMIEGWGRADNYKEADWYYKELKNLGYKPNSSNLYTLINLQAKHEDEEGAIRTLDDMQNLGCQYSSMLGTLLQAYEKAGRIDKVPFILRGSLYQHVLASRTSCSSLVMAYVKHGLVDDAMKLLREKKWRDPHFEDNLYHLLICSCKELGHLENAVTIYNKMPRHDGKPNMHIMCTMIDIYSIMDLFSEAEKVYVELKSSGIALDMIAYGIAVRMYVKSGSLENACSVLDTMEKQEGIVPDIYMLRDMFRIYQKCGRLDKLKDLYYQISKSRVTWDQEMYNCVINCCSRALPIYEISEMFDQMLQRGFVPNTITFNVMLDVYGKAKLLKKAKKLFLMAQKWDLVDTISYNTIIAAYGRNKDFKSMSSTIREMQFKGFSVSLEVYNSMLNAYGKESQMEQFRSVLQRMKKTSCDSDHHTYNIMLNIYGEQGWIDEVAGVLTELKECGLGPDLCSYNTLIKAYGIAGMVEDAVRLLKEMRENGIEPDNITYINLITALRKNDAYLEAVKWSLWMKQMGL; encoded by the coding sequence ATGGCCTCACTGCAATTCCCCATTTCTTTGGAGACATTAGATTCTTCTAAAAAGTTCGATTCTTTTTGCTACAGTAGAGCTTCTTCTGTTGTTAATTCTCTAAACAGGGTTAGTGCCATTAAGGCCACTCGTTTCCAATCTGAGCTGCCCATAGATGAGAGTTTAAATGAGCAGAACCCAGATTCTTCAAGACTTGAAATTGATTTGGGAAGTAGTGGGACAAAGAAAGTGAGTAAGAGACAAGTGGGCTTGAGGTCTAGTTCAAGAAAGAGTAAGTGGGTTAGGAAATTGGAGAATTTGTTTGTCAGTGACAGTGAATTTGATGTTGATTACTCTGTTATCAAGTCTGACCTGAGCTTTGAGCATTGTAATGACATTTTGAAAAGGCTTGAGAGGTCTAGTGATATCAAGGCTCTCAGGTTTTTTGAGTGGATGAGAATCAATGGGAAACTCCAATGCAATGTTAGTTCTTTTAACTCGGTTTTCCGTGTGTTGGGTAGGAGAGAAAATTGGGATGCAGCTGAGAATTTGATTCGGGAAATGGTGACTGAATTCGAATGTGAGCTGAGTTATCAGGTCTTCAATACCCTTATTTATGCATGTAGTAAGTTGGGGCGTGTGGAGTTGGGAGCTAAGTGGTTTAGAATGATGCGCGAACATGGAGTCCAGCCGAATGTTGCGACATTTGGTATGCTGATGGGGCTGTACCAGAAGGGGTGGAATGTTGAGGAAGCCGAGTTCACTTTTTCTCGAATGAGGAACTTTGGGATTGTATGTCAATCTGCATACTCAGCAATGATCACAATTTACACTCGTATGAACTTGTATGACAGAGCAGAAGAGATCATTGGTGTAATGAAAGAAGATGGGGTGATACCGAACTTGGATAACTGGTTGGTAATGATTAATGCTTATTGTCAGCAGGGTAAAGTTAAAGATGCAGAACTTGTATTAGTCTCCATGAAAGAAGCAGGATTTTCTCCAAACATTGTTGCATACAATACATTGATAACCGGATATGGGAAGGCATCTAAAATGGATTCTGCTCATCACCTGTTTCTAGGCATTAAGAAAGTCGGATTAGAGCCTGATGAAACAACTTACCGTTCCATGATTGAGGGTTGGGGTAGAGCTGACAATTATAAGGAAGCAGATTGGTACTACAAAGAGCTCAAGAATTTGGGTTACAAGCCTAATTCATCCAACCTGTACACACTAATAAACTTGCAAGCAAAGCATGAGGATGAAGAGGGGGCCATCAGAACTCTGGATGATATGCAGAATTTAGGATGCCAATATTCATCAATGCTCGGTACTCTTCTGCAAGCATATGAGAAGGCCGGAAGGATTGATAAAGTGCCTTTCATTTTAAGAGGTTCTTTATATCAACATGTTCTTGCCAGCCGGACTTCTTGTTCAAGTCTTGTCATGGCTTATGTGAAGCACGGCTTGGTGGATGATGCTATGAAATTGTTGAGGGAAAAAAAGTGGAGGGATCCACATTTTGAAGATAACTTGTACCATTTGTTAATTTGCTCATGTAAAGAGTTGGGTCATCTTGAGAATGCTGTTACAATATACAATAAAATGCCCAGACATGATGGCAAGCCAAACATGCACATCATGTGCACAATGATAGACATCTACAGCATCATGGACCTGTTCTCTGAAGCGGAGAAAGTTTATGTCGAGTTGAAATCATCAGGAATTGCATTGGACATGATTGCCTACGGTATTGCTGTTAGAATGTATGTCAAATCTGGTTCACTGGAAAATGCTTGCTCTGTTCTGGACACAATGGAAAAACAGGAGGGCATAGTTCCAGACATCTACATGTTACGTGATATGTTCCGCATTTATCAGAAATGTGGCAGACTAGATAAGTTGAAAGATCTGTACTATCAAATCTCAAAGAGTAGAGTGACTTGGGATCAGGAAATGTACAATTGTGTCATAAACTGCTGTTCTCGTGCTTTGCCAATATATGAGATTTCAGAGATGTTCGATCAGATGCTTCAACGTGGGTTTGTACCTAATACCATAACTTTCAATGTCATGCTTGATGTATATGGGAAGGCCAAGCTTTTAAAGAAGGCTAAGAAGTTGTTCTTGATGGCCCAGAAATGGGATCTGGTTGATACAATCTCTTACAATACTATTATTGCTGCGTATGGGAGGAACAAAGACTTCAAAAGCATGTCTTCAACAATACGAGAGATGCAGTTTAAAGGATTTTCTGTTTCCCTTGAAGTCTACAATAGTATGCTGAATGCTTATGGGAAAGAAAGCCAAATGGAGCAGTTCAGAAGCGTTTTGCAAAGAATGAAGAAGACAAGCTGTGATTCAGACCATCACACCTACAACATTATGCTCAATATTTATGGAGAGCAAGGATGGATTGATGAAGTTGCTGGGGTGCTGACTGAGTTGAAAGAATGTGGACTGGGACCTGATCTGTGCAGCTATAACACATTAATCAAGGCATATGGAATTGCAGGAATGGTTGAAGATGCTGTCCGTTTGCTCAAGGAAATGAGAGAAAATGGTATAGAGCCTGATAACATTACATACATCAATCTGATTACTGCACTGCGAAAAAATGATGCATACTTGGAGGCTGTAAAGTGGTCCTTGTGGATGAAGCAGATGGGATTGTAA